Proteins encoded in a region of the Gammaproteobacteria bacterium genome:
- a CDS encoding YIP1 family protein: MPELDPQENDSDVGGSNPLTTAVNIITAPTQAFSAIRLHPSSLLPLSTVLVSVMLVTGWYFAILDFDWYIDDTLSRIPDLQGAELEEAREGMAALSKRGMLLIGVLGSALSLLAIYLLQTAYLSLVAALRGDELRFRQWFSLVCWTNLPSLFVSMSMAVTILLNPSGQLSNYDLNALSLYNLGMQSDNQSLNQVFAALSLVQFWSLALLVAGYRQWAGTSVQRASATVLTPYLLIFGIWTNFALT, translated from the coding sequence ATGCCCGAGCTGGATCCTCAGGAGAATGACAGCGACGTAGGTGGCAGTAACCCGCTGACTACCGCGGTCAATATTATTACCGCGCCGACCCAGGCCTTCAGCGCCATCCGCCTGCACCCCAGCAGCCTTCTACCCCTTAGCACGGTGTTAGTCAGCGTTATGCTGGTCACTGGGTGGTATTTCGCCATTCTGGACTTTGACTGGTATATCGACGATACCCTGAGTCGCATACCCGACCTGCAAGGTGCGGAACTGGAAGAAGCCCGAGAAGGCATGGCGGCGCTGTCAAAACGGGGCATGTTACTGATTGGCGTGCTGGGCAGCGCTCTCAGCCTGTTGGCAATCTATCTCCTGCAGACTGCGTACCTCAGTCTGGTGGCCGCACTGCGGGGCGATGAATTGCGCTTTCGGCAGTGGTTTTCCCTGGTTTGCTGGACCAACCTTCCCAGCCTGTTTGTTTCAATGTCGATGGCAGTGACCATCCTACTGAACCCCAGCGGACAACTCAGCAATTATGATCTGAATGCTCTGAGTCTCTATAACCTGGGCATGCAATCGGACAACCAGTCACTTAATCAGGTGTTTGCAGCTCTCAGCCTGGTGCAATTCTGGAGCCTGGCGCTACTGGTAGCCGGCTATCGACAATGGGCTGGAACAAGCGTTCAACGGGCATCAGCCACTGTATTGACACCCTACCTGCTGATTTTCGGCATTTGGACGAATTTCGCTCTCACCTGA
- a CDS encoding zinc-dependent peptidase, which produces MSASALISLLTLLAILVAVVFRVGFWPRIRLQRIRAEAFPPSWLEIVNRRLPFFRNMPQPMRKQLLDLIKIFLHDKRFVGCAGQQIDDEIRLTVAAQACLLLLNRETDYYQILDSVLVYPSTFVVTREVRDELGLVSTGHSALLGESWNQGKVVLAWDSVEKGVRNLHDGHNVVLHEFAHQLDHASGASNGAPLLNTRGAYKSWALVLSREFEELQRDAKSGRVSLLDHYGATNPAEFFAVATETFFERPEQMRAEHRELYVELAGFYQVDPAAWLSGGAAD; this is translated from the coding sequence GTGAGCGCGAGCGCCCTGATCTCATTACTGACCCTGCTGGCCATACTGGTGGCGGTTGTCTTTCGGGTTGGCTTCTGGCCTCGCATTCGGCTGCAGCGCATTCGTGCTGAGGCGTTTCCCCCGTCATGGCTCGAGATTGTCAATCGGCGACTGCCGTTCTTTCGTAATATGCCTCAGCCCATGCGGAAGCAATTGCTTGATTTAATCAAGATTTTTCTGCATGACAAGCGCTTTGTGGGTTGCGCGGGCCAGCAGATTGATGACGAGATCCGCCTTACCGTGGCGGCGCAGGCCTGTTTGCTGCTGCTGAATCGTGAAACTGATTATTACCAGATACTTGACTCAGTGTTGGTCTATCCATCGACCTTTGTGGTAACCCGGGAGGTGCGAGACGAACTGGGCCTGGTTTCCACAGGCCATTCTGCTCTGCTGGGCGAGTCCTGGAATCAGGGCAAGGTTGTGCTGGCCTGGGATAGTGTGGAAAAAGGCGTGCGGAATCTCCATGATGGTCACAACGTTGTTCTGCATGAATTCGCCCATCAGCTTGATCATGCTTCCGGGGCCAGCAACGGAGCTCCGCTGTTGAATACGCGGGGCGCTTACAAAAGTTGGGCGCTTGTGCTGTCGCGAGAATTTGAAGAGCTGCAGCGGGACGCGAAGTCAGGCAGAGTCAGCCTGCTTGATCACTACGGAGCCACGAACCCGGCCGAGTTTTTTGCGGTGGCTACTGAAACATTTTTTGAACGGCCGGAACAAATGAGGGCCGAGCATCGGGAGTTGTACGTGGAATTGGCCGGTTTCTACCAGGTTGATCCTGCCGCATGGCTCTCTGGAGGAGCCGCTGACTAA
- a CDS encoding acetyl-CoA C-acyltransferase, translating to MTREAVIVSTARTPIGKAYRGAFNNTEAPTLGGHAIREAVQRAGIEPGEVDDVILGCAMQQGSSGYNIGRTASVAAGLPNTVSGMSIDRQCSSGMMAIATAAKQIITDNMPIVVGGGLESISLVQNEHRNNYRTQDPNVIAQSEHAYMSMLETAEVVAARYKVSRDAQDEYALQSQQRTAAAQQAGKFADEIVPLTSQMILVNKETREQSIHDVTLDKDEGNRPTTTLDGLNGLKPVIEGGSITAGNASQLSDGASASVLMDSKLAEQKGLEPLGAYRGIAVAGLDPDEMGIGPVYAIPKLLQRFNLGIDDIGLWELNEAFAVQVIYCRDKLGIPDDLLNVNGGAISIGHPYGMSGARMVGHALLEGKRRGAKFVVCTMCIGGGMGAAGLFEVY from the coding sequence ATGACCAGAGAAGCCGTAATCGTGTCCACCGCAAGAACTCCAATTGGCAAGGCCTATCGGGGAGCCTTCAATAATACTGAGGCGCCCACGCTGGGCGGACATGCCATTCGCGAAGCCGTCCAGCGGGCCGGAATCGAGCCGGGAGAGGTCGACGACGTAATCCTTGGCTGTGCGATGCAACAGGGCTCCTCCGGTTACAATATCGGCAGGACCGCCTCGGTTGCTGCCGGGTTACCCAATACAGTTTCCGGCATGAGCATTGATCGCCAATGTTCCTCCGGCATGATGGCTATCGCCACTGCAGCGAAACAGATCATCACCGACAATATGCCCATCGTCGTAGGCGGCGGCCTGGAATCCATCAGCCTGGTACAGAACGAGCACCGTAACAACTACCGCACCCAGGATCCCAACGTCATCGCCCAGTCGGAACATGCCTACATGTCCATGCTGGAAACCGCCGAAGTGGTTGCCGCGCGTTACAAAGTTTCCCGTGACGCGCAGGACGAGTATGCCCTGCAGAGTCAGCAACGAACTGCCGCAGCCCAGCAAGCGGGCAAGTTTGCGGATGAAATAGTACCTCTGACGTCCCAGATGATTCTCGTCAACAAGGAAACCAGGGAGCAGAGCATTCATGACGTGACTCTGGACAAAGACGAAGGCAATCGTCCGACAACCACGCTTGATGGCCTGAATGGCCTGAAGCCGGTAATCGAGGGCGGCAGCATCACTGCCGGTAACGCCAGCCAATTGTCTGATGGTGCCTCTGCTTCCGTGCTCATGGACAGCAAACTGGCCGAACAAAAAGGTCTCGAACCACTGGGCGCCTACCGCGGCATCGCGGTCGCCGGGCTGGATCCGGATGAGATGGGTATTGGACCGGTTTACGCAATCCCCAAGCTGTTACAACGTTTCAACCTGGGTATCGACGATATCGGCCTGTGGGAGCTTAATGAAGCCTTCGCTGTGCAGGTAATCTACTGCAGGGACAAACTGGGCATTCCCGACGATCTGCTGAACGTCAACGGGGGCGCCATTTCAATAGGGCATCCTTATGGCATGAGTGGTGCGCGCATGGTGGGCCATGCGCTACTGGAGGGTAAGCGTCGGGGGGCAAAATTCGTAGTCTGTACGATGTGCATTGGCGGCGGTATGGGTGCAGCCGGTCTGTTCGAAGTTTACTGA
- a CDS encoding DnaJ C-terminal domain-containing protein — MEFKDYYDILGVKPDDDKPTIKKAYRRLARKYHPDVSSEHDTEKKFKEVSEAYEVLGDDTKRAEYDKLRRYGSKGEQFTPPPDWEGFGGGASASHGDFSEFFDNIFGGGFSGTRRSSRGFTGSEDYHSTRGQDVEVDMPVFLEDTLKEETKTIEYRLPHYSDAGRLEDVTKTLRVKIPKGVSDGERIRLRGQGGPGFGSGPAGDLYLRIRLVPHPLFDVVGKDLSLTLPVTPWEAALGATVTVPTLSGKINLTIKPDSQTGTRLRVKGKGLPAKESPGDLYVILKVVMPEQSDQRARELWAQLADRADFDPRENLGSGS; from the coding sequence ATGGAATTTAAAGATTATTACGACATTCTCGGCGTAAAGCCCGATGATGACAAGCCAACGATAAAAAAGGCTTATCGTCGCCTGGCGCGCAAATACCATCCCGATGTCAGCTCAGAACACGACACCGAGAAAAAATTCAAAGAAGTTTCAGAAGCCTACGAGGTTCTGGGCGATGACACCAAGCGTGCCGAATACGACAAGTTGCGCCGCTACGGCAGCAAGGGCGAGCAGTTTACTCCACCGCCCGACTGGGAGGGCTTCGGCGGCGGGGCGTCCGCCTCCCATGGCGATTTCTCCGAGTTTTTCGACAACATATTTGGCGGTGGGTTCAGCGGCACCCGCCGCAGCAGTCGCGGCTTTACCGGATCGGAAGACTATCATTCCACTCGCGGGCAGGATGTGGAGGTCGACATGCCGGTTTTCCTTGAGGACACCCTCAAGGAAGAAACCAAGACCATTGAATACCGCCTGCCGCACTATAGCGATGCCGGTCGCCTGGAGGATGTGACGAAGACCCTGCGGGTAAAAATACCCAAAGGAGTTTCCGATGGCGAACGGATCCGTCTGCGCGGTCAGGGTGGCCCTGGATTTGGCAGCGGTCCGGCGGGCGATCTGTACCTGCGCATCAGATTGGTGCCCCACCCGCTGTTCGATGTGGTGGGGAAAGACCTCAGCCTCACCCTGCCAGTAACGCCCTGGGAGGCCGCGCTGGGCGCTACTGTCACGGTGCCGACCCTCAGCGGTAAGATCAACCTCACCATCAAGCCTGACAGCCAGACGGGAACCCGCCTGCGGGTCAAAGGAAAAGGCCTGCCTGCCAAAGAATCCCCTGGCGATCTGTATGTTATCCTCAAGGTCGTGATGCCGGAGCAATCTGACCAGCGCGCACGGGAGCTCTGGGCTCAGCTGGCCGACCGGGCTGACTTCGATCCACGCGAAAATCTGGGGAGCGGGTCATGA
- a CDS encoding ABC transporter ATP-binding protein, which produces MALIEFNNITKHYAMGTQLVRALDGITMAIERNEYVAFIGSSGSGKSTMLNILGCLDRPTSGQYHLNDHNVANLNQNQLSEIRNQEIGFIFQSFNLLPRATALGNVMQPLVYRNIPFRQRREQARQALQRVNLADRTDHLPNQLSGGQRQRVAIARALVTHPSILLADEPTGNLDSKTTVEIMQLFDELHDEGHTVIMVTHEDEIAAHCKRLIEMKDGKIYRDSSQTAEQF; this is translated from the coding sequence ATGGCACTGATTGAATTCAACAACATTACCAAGCATTACGCGATGGGAACCCAGCTGGTGCGGGCCCTGGATGGCATCACCATGGCTATTGAGCGTAACGAATATGTGGCGTTCATCGGGTCTTCAGGGTCCGGCAAGTCCACCATGTTGAACATACTGGGCTGCCTTGATCGCCCGACCAGCGGTCAATATCACCTGAACGATCACAACGTCGCGAACCTGAATCAGAACCAACTGTCAGAAATTCGTAATCAGGAAATAGGCTTCATTTTTCAGAGTTTTAACCTGTTGCCGAGGGCCACAGCCCTGGGCAATGTCATGCAGCCACTGGTCTATCGCAATATTCCGTTCCGGCAACGTCGTGAGCAGGCCCGTCAGGCATTGCAGCGCGTCAACCTGGCAGACCGGACAGATCACCTGCCCAATCAGCTGTCCGGGGGGCAGCGCCAGCGGGTCGCCATCGCGCGAGCGCTGGTCACTCACCCGTCCATTCTGCTGGCCGACGAACCAACCGGCAACCTGGATTCGAAAACTACAGTGGAAATCATGCAGTTATTCGACGAACTCCATGACGAAGGGCACACGGTCATCATGGTAACCCATGAAGATGAGATCGCCGCGCACTGCAAACGGCTAATAGAGATGAAAGACGGCAAAATCTACCGCGACAGCAGCCAGACTGCGGAACAGTTCTAG
- a CDS encoding thioredoxin, translated as MNSATDCQYALVLKKECATCQLIEPITRTLSERLGSALQVYVQDDPDFPTSLANRIDDTDLEFSFHHEIEIVPTLIRFASNREQERIFGWDRKQWQDFLSMPELGVDLPNFKPGCGSKTREPGAHEALTVKFGKSRLASRAVTIDDSEDIIEACYERGWTDGLPVVPPTPLRVTRMLAATNRNGDDLLGRIPPDYAPCSVEKAAVNAVMAGCKPDYFPVVLTSIEAALQEPFCMHGLLCTTYFSSPVIIVNGPVAKRIGMNSGINALGQGNRANATIGRSLQLLIQNVGGGRPGGIDRATLGTPGKYTFCFAEDESDTDWPSLAMDRGYDRDESVVSLFAGSGVQPVMDQQSRTPESLARSLAASLRTVSHAKVFMQTDALLVLSPEHRRVFREGGWTKSQVKEAIYEALLTPGADIVRGAHGIAEGIPAQFRDKPVAKFREDGLHILTAGGTAGFFSAIIAGWVASGERGSQLVSQPLPTFRPDR; from the coding sequence GTGAACAGCGCGACAGACTGCCAGTATGCCCTGGTACTAAAAAAAGAGTGCGCGACCTGTCAGCTGATCGAGCCGATTACCCGCACGCTCAGCGAGCGACTCGGTTCGGCCCTGCAAGTCTATGTTCAGGACGATCCCGATTTCCCCACCAGTCTGGCGAATCGAATCGACGACACGGATCTTGAATTTTCCTTCCACCACGAAATTGAAATCGTTCCCACGCTGATCAGGTTTGCCTCAAATCGGGAGCAGGAAAGAATTTTCGGCTGGGACAGAAAGCAGTGGCAGGATTTTCTGTCCATGCCGGAACTGGGGGTGGATCTCCCGAATTTCAAGCCCGGATGCGGGTCGAAAACCCGGGAGCCGGGCGCGCATGAAGCCCTGACGGTCAAGTTTGGCAAATCCAGGCTCGCATCCAGAGCTGTCACCATAGACGATAGCGAGGACATCATTGAGGCCTGCTACGAACGAGGCTGGACAGATGGTCTGCCGGTTGTTCCCCCCACGCCCCTGCGCGTAACACGCATGCTGGCGGCCACAAATCGGAACGGGGATGATCTGCTCGGCAGGATCCCGCCGGATTATGCTCCCTGCAGCGTGGAAAAAGCCGCAGTTAATGCGGTGATGGCCGGCTGCAAGCCTGATTATTTCCCAGTGGTACTGACCAGCATCGAAGCCGCGCTGCAGGAGCCGTTCTGCATGCATGGCCTGCTTTGTACGACCTATTTTTCATCACCGGTCATCATCGTTAATGGGCCGGTTGCTAAACGTATCGGCATGAATTCCGGCATCAATGCCCTGGGCCAGGGCAACCGGGCCAACGCCACCATCGGCCGCAGCCTGCAGTTGCTGATTCAGAACGTTGGCGGCGGGCGCCCTGGAGGCATAGACCGGGCCACACTGGGCACTCCGGGCAAGTATACATTCTGTTTCGCCGAAGACGAGAGCGACACTGACTGGCCCAGTCTTGCCATGGACCGCGGCTATGATCGGGATGAATCCGTCGTCAGCCTGTTCGCCGGATCCGGTGTACAACCCGTCATGGATCAACAATCCCGTACCCCGGAGTCCCTGGCACGAAGCCTGGCGGCCAGTCTGCGGACCGTATCCCATGCAAAAGTTTTCATGCAGACCGATGCCCTGCTGGTATTATCACCGGAACACCGGCGGGTTTTTCGTGAAGGCGGGTGGACCAAGTCTCAGGTCAAGGAAGCTATCTATGAAGCCCTGCTGACTCCTGGCGCAGACATAGTCAGGGGTGCCCATGGAATTGCGGAGGGCATTCCCGCTCAGTTCAGGGACAAGCCGGTAGCCAAATTCCGGGAAGACGGCCTGCACATACTGACTGCCGGCGGAACTGCTGGTTTCTTTTCTGCCATCATTGCCGGCTGGGTAGCGTCAGGCGAACGAGGCAGTCAGCTGGTTTCACAACCACTTCCGACTTTCCGGCCAGACCGATAA
- a CDS encoding chaperone modulator CbpM translates to MTEYSISLTLKDVCQQLEVSETLCIDIVEYGIVNPGGQHPADWLFDLEMVCTIQRALRLHSDLELDWSSVAIVAQLLDERDQLQAEIRLLRQQLARFLIDQ, encoded by the coding sequence ATGACTGAATATTCCATTTCTTTGACACTGAAAGACGTCTGTCAGCAGCTGGAGGTGAGCGAAACCCTTTGCATTGACATAGTTGAGTACGGGATAGTCAATCCCGGGGGCCAGCACCCCGCTGACTGGTTGTTCGACCTGGAAATGGTTTGCACAATACAACGGGCCCTGCGCCTGCATAGCGATCTGGAGCTTGACTGGTCCAGCGTTGCCATCGTCGCCCAGTTACTGGACGAGCGAGATCAATTGCAGGCGGAAATCCGCCTGCTTCGACAGCAACTGGCACGCTTTCTGATTGATCAGTAG
- a CDS encoding ABC transporter permease: MLFALLESSRSALASIYAHGFRSFLTTLGIVIGVASVIAVVSITQGLRVFVSQQFASLGTNSLTVRSYTPLEDRMQGISARLTPDDLNLIERRVDGIASITPILFASRASQVKYGSQTAFSQIMGTTYAYQDVAQFFTSEGRFLANSDNLTRRRVAVIGDKVRDNLNLPDDPVNEFVELGGEWFKIVGLLEPKGDIMGFSQDDLVLVPYSTMQSLQGNQARTDIQIQLSLSESVEVDDVTSQLSLLLRSAHDLDSSDEDDFVIETAEQMMATFDSILAVVTIVIGGIVGISLLVGGIGIMNIMLVSVTERTREIGICKAIGAKRHHILLQFLIEALLLSLLGGLVGLAIGFGLGSLIATNIPSFPPAAIPFWAAALALGFSAFVGILFGILPAAKAANLDPIDALRYE; the protein is encoded by the coding sequence ATGTTATTCGCACTACTCGAGAGCAGCCGTTCCGCACTGGCGTCAATTTATGCCCACGGCTTTCGGAGTTTTCTCACCACACTGGGCATCGTCATCGGCGTTGCCAGTGTCATTGCCGTAGTATCCATCACCCAGGGGCTGCGGGTTTTTGTCAGTCAACAATTTGCCTCGTTGGGCACCAACAGTCTCACGGTAAGGTCCTACACACCACTGGAGGACCGGATGCAGGGCATCAGCGCCAGACTGACTCCTGACGATCTGAATCTGATTGAACGGCGCGTGGATGGTATCGCCTCGATCACCCCCATCCTCTTCGCCTCCCGTGCGTCACAGGTCAAATATGGCTCACAGACCGCCTTCAGTCAGATCATGGGCACTACCTATGCTTATCAGGACGTGGCCCAGTTTTTTACCTCGGAAGGTCGCTTTCTCGCCAACAGCGACAATCTGACCAGGCGCCGGGTTGCCGTGATTGGCGACAAGGTACGGGACAATCTCAACCTGCCGGACGATCCAGTTAATGAGTTTGTGGAACTGGGTGGGGAATGGTTCAAAATCGTCGGCCTGCTGGAACCAAAGGGCGACATCATGGGGTTCAGCCAGGATGATCTGGTGCTGGTCCCCTATTCAACCATGCAGAGCCTGCAGGGAAATCAGGCCCGCACTGACATCCAGATACAGTTAAGCCTCAGCGAAAGTGTCGAGGTGGATGACGTCACCAGCCAACTTTCCCTGCTGTTGAGAAGTGCCCACGACCTGGATAGCAGCGATGAGGACGATTTTGTCATCGAAACCGCCGAGCAGATGATGGCAACATTCGATTCCATTCTGGCCGTGGTAACCATTGTCATCGGCGGTATCGTCGGCATTTCGCTGCTGGTTGGCGGTATCGGCATCATGAATATCATGCTGGTCTCGGTGACCGAGCGGACTCGTGAAATTGGCATCTGCAAGGCGATAGGTGCCAAGCGCCATCACATCCTGCTGCAGTTTCTCATAGAGGCCCTGCTGCTCTCGTTGCTTGGTGGACTGGTCGGACTTGCCATAGGCTTTGGCCTGGGTTCATTGATCGCAACCAACATCCCCTCTTTCCCACCGGCTGCAATCCCTTTCTGGGCAGCCGCCCTGGCACTGGGATTCAGTGCGTTTGTGGGCATACTGTTCGGAATCCTGCCGGCGGCCAAAGCTGCCAATCTGGACCCGATCGACGCCTTGCGTTACGAGTAA
- a CDS encoding UGSC family (seleno)protein, with product MSTMLLDPTSELQPAARQLNARLTSLAGKTIGLLDISKPRGKEFLDEVETQLSQLGATVKRYSKPTFTRVAPTELSQQISVECDAVIEGLADUGSCTSCSLHDIMTLESRGVPAGFVASTEFIDAANAQAKSLGINPASVYVPHPIQDRTDEEMVQLARNAIESIVAMIYSK from the coding sequence ATGTCTACCATGCTGCTGGATCCCACTTCGGAACTACAGCCCGCTGCGCGTCAGCTCAATGCGAGGCTGACATCCCTGGCCGGCAAGACGATAGGTCTGCTGGATATTTCCAAGCCTCGCGGCAAGGAGTTCCTCGACGAGGTTGAAACCCAGCTATCTCAGCTGGGAGCCACCGTCAAACGCTACAGCAAGCCCACTTTCACGCGCGTCGCACCCACTGAACTCAGCCAGCAGATCAGCGTCGAGTGTGATGCGGTCATTGAAGGGCTGGCTGATTGAGGTTCATGTACCTCGTGCAGTTTGCATGACATCATGACCCTCGAAAGCCGTGGCGTACCGGCAGGTTTCGTGGCCTCCACCGAGTTTATTGACGCCGCCAATGCCCAGGCAAAGTCCCTGGGTATAAATCCAGCCAGCGTCTATGTACCCCACCCCATCCAGGATCGAACCGATGAGGAAATGGTACAACTGGCCCGCAATGCGATAGAGAGCATCGTCGCAATGATTTACTCGAAGTAA
- a CDS encoding efflux RND transporter periplasmic adaptor subunit, whose amino-acid sequence MSLKKLALVIAIALSVIALPFINRAIFGTDAKEVEVATIATRVISPSILASGFLAHEEEVLLSSEIIGKVSELYVEEGQQVARGQLVLQVDDKNLLASLEQSEAAVRLNTIDIERQEVRIDNLRRQHERTRSLHERKMVGDEEYDTITNQLALAEIDLKSSRERLRQAEAQLEQVTDQLSKTQIVSPLDGVVTSLDIKVGETAIASSTNIPGSSLMTIANPDSIYVEVLVDEADVANITIGQRAEIFAIAYPDQPMEGIVRYIANTAKVEAGRQGLTFTVKIDISDPGDVVLRPGMSCRAEIFTRQDREVAAVPIEAILFEEDRSALRSEHYLFINDNGVARKTQVSVGLSDDEYQELTTDIDGDIEIVVGPNRELRHLLDGDRLDVTRVE is encoded by the coding sequence ATGAGCTTGAAGAAACTCGCTCTGGTCATCGCCATAGCCCTGTCAGTGATCGCCCTGCCCTTCATTAACCGCGCTATTTTCGGTACCGACGCCAAGGAAGTGGAGGTGGCGACCATAGCCACGCGGGTGATAAGTCCCTCTATCCTGGCTTCAGGCTTCCTTGCTCACGAAGAAGAAGTCTTGCTGAGCTCCGAGATTATCGGCAAGGTTTCCGAGCTGTATGTGGAAGAAGGTCAGCAAGTTGCCAGGGGCCAGCTGGTTCTGCAGGTAGACGATAAGAACCTGCTGGCCAGCCTGGAGCAAAGCGAAGCTGCTGTGCGGCTGAATACCATCGATATTGAACGCCAGGAAGTCAGGATTGATAACCTGCGACGCCAGCATGAACGCACTCGCAGCCTGCATGAGCGTAAGATGGTTGGCGACGAGGAATACGACACCATCACCAATCAGCTGGCTCTGGCGGAGATCGACCTGAAATCCTCCCGGGAGAGGCTGCGGCAGGCCGAGGCCCAGCTCGAACAGGTCACGGACCAGTTAAGCAAGACTCAGATCGTGTCTCCGCTGGACGGTGTAGTAACCAGCCTGGACATTAAAGTCGGCGAGACAGCCATTGCCAGCTCAACCAACATCCCCGGTTCATCTCTGATGACTATCGCCAATCCGGACAGTATTTATGTCGAGGTGCTGGTGGACGAGGCAGATGTGGCAAACATCACCATCGGTCAACGGGCAGAAATTTTCGCTATCGCCTATCCGGATCAACCCATGGAGGGCATCGTCCGTTACATAGCCAACACGGCCAAAGTTGAAGCCGGCCGCCAGGGCCTCACCTTTACGGTGAAAATAGATATTTCCGACCCCGGAGACGTGGTGTTGCGGCCCGGCATGTCCTGTCGCGCAGAAATATTCACACGCCAGGATCGGGAGGTGGCGGCGGTACCCATTGAAGCCATCCTGTTTGAAGAAGACCGCTCGGCGCTTCGCAGCGAACACTACCTGTTTATCAACGACAATGGCGTAGCCCGGAAAACACAGGTGAGTGTCGGTCTCTCTGACGACGAGTATCAGGAACTCACGACAGATATTGATGGAGACATCGAGATAGTAGTGGGTCCTAACCGGGAGCTCAGACATCTCCTGGATGGAGACCGCCTCGATGTTACCCGAGTCGAGTAG
- a CDS encoding methyltransferase: protein MLTNVPGKIATLVAPFLMTLLSSSLFAGDAERLQQILAGEHRSSANKARDAYRHPMETLEFFGLRSDMALIEILPGGGWYAEILAPFMKDSGTYYAAHFSPNSHLDYQPRMLRAFQERVASDPENYSGTVITHLYPPTEIDIAPPGSADMALTFRNVHNWMTVGTEKEHFAAFYRALKPGGTLGVVEHRAPQGSSVEFMIATGYVDQNHVIRLAEQAGFEFVASSEINANPRDSKDYPEGVWTLPPTLQMGEQEKGKYLAVGESDRMTLKFIKPMD, encoded by the coding sequence GTGCTGACCAATGTGCCAGGAAAAATTGCCACCCTCGTGGCACCCTTCTTAATGACGCTTCTCTCAAGCTCCCTGTTTGCAGGGGACGCTGAGCGATTACAGCAGATTCTGGCCGGTGAGCACCGTTCATCCGCCAATAAGGCCAGGGATGCGTACCGGCACCCGATGGAAACGTTGGAGTTCTTCGGCTTGCGATCAGACATGGCGCTGATTGAAATATTACCCGGTGGCGGCTGGTATGCGGAAATTCTTGCGCCATTCATGAAAGACTCCGGCACCTACTACGCCGCGCACTTTTCTCCCAATTCGCATCTCGACTATCAGCCTCGTATGCTACGTGCCTTCCAGGAACGCGTGGCAAGTGACCCGGAGAACTATAGCGGCACCGTGATTACCCACCTCTATCCGCCGACAGAAATCGATATCGCCCCGCCCGGGTCGGCTGATATGGCACTGACTTTTCGCAACGTCCACAACTGGATGACGGTAGGTACCGAGAAGGAACATTTTGCCGCGTTTTATCGGGCGCTGAAGCCGGGTGGAACGCTCGGTGTGGTAGAACATCGGGCTCCGCAGGGCAGTAGTGTGGAATTTATGATAGCCACCGGGTATGTGGATCAGAATCATGTGATCAGGCTGGCCGAGCAGGCAGGGTTTGAATTTGTGGCGTCTTCTGAAATCAATGCCAATCCTCGGGATTCCAAAGATTATCCGGAAGGTGTCTGGACACTGCCGCCAACTCTGCAGATGGGTGAGCAGGAGAAAGGTAAATACCTGGCGGTGGGTGAGAGCGATCGTATGACGCTCAAATTCATCAAGCCGATGGATTGA